The Coregonus clupeaformis isolate EN_2021a chromosome 13, ASM2061545v1, whole genome shotgun sequence genome includes a region encoding these proteins:
- the stc2b gene encoding stanniocalcin-2, whose amino-acid sequence MEMLLKFSLVLFYIAFQQVLATDPNELHEIPQDKQLNQQKRRLSLQNTAEIQHCLVNAGDVGCGMFECFNNNSCEIQGLHDICMTFLHNAGKFDSQGKSFIKDALKCMAHGLRHRFSCVSRKCLAVNEMVFQLQRECYVKHNLCSAVRENVNVMVEMIHFQDLFPKGPHVELVNILLGCGEEVRTAIARRVRMQCEQNWGALCGSLSLCSLGRSDDPQYFTVPPATEQEQPRTGQLGDRGSLHPSVSLSQNPLDNATDPGLAVPSQAPNTAIQG is encoded by the exons ATGGAGATGCTACTTAAATTTTCTTTAGTGCTCTTTTATATAGCGTTTCAGCAAGTATTGGCGACAGATCCAAACGAACTTCACGAAATCCCTCAAGACAAACAATTGAACCAGCAGAAAAGACGACTCTCACTGCAAAACACAG CGGAGATCCAGCACTGTCTGGTTAATGCTGGGGATGTGGGCTGTGGCATGTTCGAATGCTTCAACAACAACTCCTGTGAAATACAAGGCCTACATGACATCTGTATGACATTTCTGCACAACGCCGGCAAGTTTGACTCCCAG GGGAAGTCCTTCATCAAGGATGCCCTGAAGTGCATGGCCCACGGCCTGAGGCACCGGTTCAGCTGTGTGAGCAGGAAGTGCCTGGCGGTGAACGAGATGGTGTTCCAGCTGCAGAGAGAGTGCTACGTCAAACACAACCTTTGTTCCGCTGTCAGGGAGAACGTCAACGTCATGGTGGAGATGATCCACTTCCAGGACCTCTTCCCCAAAGG GCCTCATGTGGAGCTAGTGAACATCCTGCTGGGCTGTGGTGAGGAGGTGAGGACGGCCATAGCACGGAGAGTGAGGATGCAGTGTGAGCAGAACTGGGGGGCCCTGTGTGGCAGCCTGAGCCTGTGCTCCCTGGGCCGCTCAGATGACCCCCAATACTTCACCGTCCCTCCCGCCACTGAACAGGAGCAACCCAGAACAGGCCAGTTAGGAGACAGGGGGAGCCTTCACCCCTCTGTGAGTCTCAGTCAGAATCCCCTGGACAACGCCACAGACCCTGGGCTTGCTGTGCCCAGTCAAGCACCCAATACCGCCATCCAGGGGTGA